GGGTCCGCACCCTTTTGCCGCCTGCGGCGTCCAACCTCATCATGACTACTGTGCTGTTGTGGATGTTGCCGTGGCTGGCGATGGCCCAGCGGGGGCCGAATCCTTGCGCCACGGCCGCGTGGACGGCGGACCTGGCGCGCGCGGCGGGAGAACGCGCCACGCTGCGCATGGAGGGGAGGGTCTTCCTCCCCGACGGCCGGACGCCGGCCGCCGGGATCGTGATGTACGTGTACCAGACGGACCGGGATGGCGAGTATGGCAGCGACGGGCGGGGCGGACCGCGGCTGCGGGCGTGGCTCAGGACGGACTCGATGGGCCGTTACCGGTATGACACGATCGTTCCGGCGCCATACCCGGACCGGAAGACCCCAGCGCACATTCACGTTCAGTTCTGGGGAGGGAAGGCGGCGCAGCAATATTTCGATGTGTATTTCGAGCACGACCCGCTGCTGGGCGAGCCGCTGCGGGCGGCGGCGCGGCGCGAGGGGCGGTTTGCCAGCGTTGTGCGGCTGAACCTGGGAGGACCGGGGATGACAGGGCAACAGGACTTCCAGTTGAAGGCGAGGGCAGACCGGTTTGAGGCCGGCATTCAACATGGGCTGGACGCGTGCCGGTAACTAGCAGAGCGTCTTCCAACGCCCGGCGCGCGCGGTGGAGTTCAGAACTCTGGCCCCGCTGGATGCTGCATGCTGATTGGGGGCCAGCGACAGGGAGGCCGGTCATCTCAGGCGCCGCCGGGGCCGATGCGTTGCCAGGCTTGGGGGTTCACCGAGGCGAGTTCATTCACGATGATCCAGAAATCGCCCATGATCCTGTCGAGCGAGGTTCCGAGAGGGACGGGGTTGCGCTTGCTGAGGGACTTGACCTGGACGCCGATGAAGCGGGAGGCATCCTGGTTGTAGGCGATGATGTCCACGCCGCGGGCGTTGCGCGCCGTGGGCATGACGTTCCAGCCCAGCAGGGATAGCCGGTAGCAGCAGTAGTAGAGCCCTACATTGCCCGTCAACTGGGCATTGAGAAGCGTGTCGCTGTTGGTCAGGTTCCTGGGCATCTCTTGGGGAAGGTCCTTTCCGGCCGATGTGTTCTGAGGGGGTGCGCGACGAGGCGTTCCCAGACTCCCGCCAGTATTTCATTTCACGGCGGCGTGCCGCTAGGCAGGGCGGGCGTGGACCGATTCCGCGGCGCCCGTGCTGATGAGCCCGGCTCTGCATCGAAAAGTCCTGGTACCGCTTGCGCAACGTCCCCATTGAATCTAGAACTAAACGCGCCGAAATCGGCGCAGTACTGGATTGATCTGGCGGGAGATCAAACGTAATGTGATCCTGGGTGCTTGTTTAGCAGACCAAAACTCGGCGGACACACACCCGGAAAGGGAGGGGAACCATGAGATTTACAAGAGCTTTCGCAGGAGCGATGTTGATTCTGCTGCTGGCAGCGGCGGCGCAGGCGAGCGTGATCGTCTTGACGTTTGAAGGGCTCAAGAACCTGGAGCCAATTGGGCAGTATTACAACGGGGGCTTTGGAGGGTCTGGGAGTGGTCCGGGCCCAAATTACGGGATTGAGTTCGGCTCCAGCGCACTGGCGATCATCGACAGCGATGCGGGCGGCTCTGGCAACTTCGCGAACGAGCCCTCACCAAGCACGATTGCGTTCTTTTTGTCAGGCCCCGGGGTTGTAATGAATGTTCCCGCAGGGTTTACGACCGGCTTTTCTTTCTTCTACACGGCGGTGTCTTACGCGGGATCGGTAACGGTCTGGGATGATCTCAATGGCACCGGCAACCTTCTTGCTTCGCTGAACCTGCCTGCGTTGGGTTCGGGGTGTGGAGGAGACCCTGGTGGAAGTTTCAACTGCTGGTCTGCTGTGGGCGTTTCCTTCAGCGGCGTTGCCAAGTCCGTGAACTTCGGCGGAAGTGCGAACCAGGTGGGGTTCGACAACGTTACGCTGGGCTCAGAAAATCCGGGTGGCGAGATCCCCGAACCGGGTTCGATGGGGCTGCTAGCCTCGGGCCTTGTGGCCGTGTGGCTACGTCGGCGAGCTGTGCAACGCTCATCATCCTCAAACTAATCTGGCGGGAAAAGATAAGCTAAGAAAAGTGGGTCGGCCAAGGCCGGGAAGCCCTGGCCGGTTGTCTGCTTGTGCAGGTTCTTGTCGGCCTGCCACAGAGGTGGCTTCCTTTCAGGCCCGTCATGACCCAGGGAGACTTGAGCATGGTCGAAAACCGCTGCGGGTTGAGAGTGGCGCCCGGAGCGCCTCAGACGGAGAGCGAGGCGCCCTTGAAGCGATGAACGAAGGCAACAAGCCGTCCCTTGTTGCGCTGATCTGAGGCGGTTCTGGATGGAGCGCTCAACCCCCTTTTCAACCTCGCCGAGATCATCGGAGCGCCCGAGCGCTCAATCGATCTGCCTCAGTGCTGCTACGCTGTGCATCCCCTCCACGGAGGGAGTCAAGCTCCTCCGCGCAATCATGGCGCAGGACGCTTGGCCGGACGACGCATGGGACTCCGTGAATCCACGACCGCTGCTGCCCGTCTTTGAACTGCGACACAAGGGGAAACGTTACGGGCAGATAGTCTCGAAAACCCAAGGATGCACGGAGTGCCGATGGCACCGCAAGGAGCCTCTGTTACTTAACATAATATCGATTCCGCGAACCAAGGAGCTTGCCTGCCACCAAACCCCGCCTGCGGTCTCACCCGGCTTGGGCGCATTTTCCAGTAGCCGTTCACCCATTGGTTCCGGTTACAACCCCAGCCGCTCCCGCAACAGGCGCGGCACGTCCTTCGCGTCGCGCACTTCGATCACCTCGCAACCCGCCCGCCGGGCGCTCTCGATCCCGGGACCAGAATCTTCCAGCGCGATGGCGTGATCGACCCCAAGACGCCGCATCGCCGTCTGATAGGGTTCCGGATCCGGCTTCAGCCGCGCCACCTCGTCGCCATAAACCGCCGTGCCAAACTGATCGAGCACGTTCTCGGCGCGCAGCACCGCCTCGATTTCCGGACGGCTGCTTGAAGTCACAACGGCAAGCCGGCTCGGATCCAGCCGCCGGAGAATCTCCTTCAGCTCTTCTGCAATCAGGCCTCCGGCTGTGGCCCGTTCCGCGAACAGTTTCTTTTTCAACGGGTAATACGGCCACAGCTCTTCCACCGTACGAGGCGGCCGGCCCAGCGCGCCCAGCCGCGCAAGAAAGTCCCGGTCGGAAATCCCGACGCAGTGCTCCCGGTAGTCGTCCCAGGTCACGCTGAGCCCTGCCGGCGCAAGGACGTCGTTCCAGCAGCGCCAGTGCAGCGGTTCGGTGTCGGCCAGAACGCCATCGAAATCGAACAGGATAGCGGGATGTCTTTCAGGCATAAAATGAAACCTCGGCTTCCTGGACGCATCCGTCGGCCGCAGCGCCACACGGCAGGTATGGCTCCTCCGGCAAAGGACGCGCGAAACACGCTTGATCCCGCCGCGCACGGAAACCTCCGCCGCGCGGCTCCGCCCCATGCCGCCGCGCTCGCCCGGATTGAAGCATTAATCAAAGGAAATGCTGCGAATCATCTGCTGGAAAACGGGTTCGAACGCCGGATAATCCGGCAGAGGCGCCACGCAGATGACGTAAAACAATTCATTGTCCAGATCGACGGTAATCAGCACGTCAATTTCGCGCAGCCCGGCGTACGGCGAATCGGAGGACAGCTTGGTCACCAGGGCGCGGCGGTTGCCGACCGTGATCCGCTGCGGCTGCTCGATGGCGCGGAGGTTGGAATTCTGCTGCGCGAGACCGTCGATCAGGGTCTGCGTGTCCCGCTCCAGATTGACGGCGCGCTGAAACGTGGCGCGGTTGAGGATCACTCCATAGCCGACATGCCCCTGGACCAGTCCTTCCGCCGGCGCGATCGTGACGGTGCGCTGGGACTGGCTCACGCGCCAGTTGTCCGGATGCTGGATGCGGAACCCGTCTCCCCGGTACTGCCTCGAGTTCTGTGAAACGGGCACCCGTTCCGGCTTCGGCGCGTTCGGCAGCGGGGCAGGGCCGCTTCCCTGCCCCGGCTGGGCGGGTTTCGCCACTTTGGGCAGCCTCTCGACGAGCGACTGCATTTTTTTCAGATCGCCTTCGCTGGCGTTGTACGGCCCGCGCGGCATGAAAGGCAACTGGCCTTCGATGGCCTTGACCCGGTTGCCGGGGTTCGGGTGGCTGGCGGTGAAGATCTCGACGAGCTTGGGAGTCTTGCCTTTTCGTTCGGCTTCCAGGCGCTCGAAGAAGCGGGCCATTTCGATGGGGTTGTAGCCGGCCTTGGCCATCGTATAGGCGCCGAGCAGGTCGGCGTCGCTTTCGGCGTTGCGGGAGTATTTCAACAGGACCGAATTGGCCCCGAGTCCGATGCCGAGCTGGGTCAACTGCCCGGCCAGCGAGCCGCCGCCGACGACGGCCCCGGCCAACAGGGCGCCGAGCTGGGCGAACTGCGCCCTCGAGGCCTGGTTGGTGCCGTGGCGCAGGACGACGTGAGAAAGCTCGTGCGCAAGGACGCCTGCCAGCTGCCCCTCATTCTCCACGGCCCGAATCAGGCCGGTGTGGACGTACATGGGGCCGCCAGGCAGGGCGAAGGCGTTGATGGAATCCTCCTGCACGACCTTGAAGAAGAACGGATATTTTTCGAGCTCGCCCCTCTCCACCAGCCGCTGGCCGATGCGGTTGACGTAATCGGTGAGCTCCTGGTTCTGAACGACGACGAACTGGCGCTCGATCTCCTTGGCGAACTCGCGTCCGATCTCGATGTCCTGCTCCTTGCTGAACAGGTTGAAGCCGGGGCGCGGGAGGTTGCGTTTCTTGGCCTGCGCGTGGGCGGCGGGCGCAGCGAGCGCGGCCAGCAATGCGAGTGCGGACAAAAGACGCCGGTTCTGCATAGCCCTCTCCTACCATGCTGGCATAATGAACAGTATGACGCCTACGGAAAAGATCTGGCACAACGGACGTTTCATCGCGTGGGACGAGGCGAAGATCCATGTCCTGTCGCACGTGGTGAGCTATGGAAGCTCCGTGTTCGAGGGCGTCCGGTGCTATGACACGCAGCGGGGTCCGGCCATTTTCCGCCTCAGGGAGCACACGCGGCGCCTGCTCGACTCGGCCAGGATCTACCGCATGCCCGTGCCCTTCACGCTCGAGCAGCTGATGGAGGCGCAGGTCGAGCTCGTCCGGGTCAACCGGCTTCGCTCGTGCTACCTCCGTCCCATCGTGCTGCGCGGCTACGGAACCATGGGCGTGATGCCCGGCTCGAATCCCGTGGAAGTGTTTCTCGCCTGTTGGGAATGGGGCAAGTACCTCGGCGAAGAGGCGATGACGCAGGGCGTCGACGTCTGCGTCTCCTCATGGAACCGCATGGCGCCCAACACGCTGCCCGCCCTCGCCAAAGCCGGCGGCAATTATCTGAACTCGCAGCTCATCCGCATGCAGGCTGATCTCGACGGCTACGCCGAAGGCATCGCCCTCGACCGGGACGGCTACGTCAGCGAAGGCTCGGGCGAAAACATCTTCGTCATCCGCGACGGCAGAATCCACACGCCCCCGCTCGCCGCCAGCGTCCTGCCCGGCATTACGCGCGACACCATTCTGACCCTGGCGCGCGAAGCGGGAATTCCCGTTGTCGAAATGAATATTCCGCGCGAAATGCTCTATATCGCCGACGAGATTTTCTTCACCGGCACGGCGGCCGAAGTCACGCCCGTGCGCAGCGTGGACCGCATCCCGGTGGGCAGCGGCAAGCGCGGACCCGTGACCGAACAGCTCCAGAGGGCGTTCTTCGACATCGTCGAAGGGCGGGTGGAGGACCGCTACGGATGGCTGACGCCGGTGGGGGCGTGAGGCGGCGCTGTCTGCCGCTCAGGCGGAACGATCCGAGGGGGTGGGCCGTCAGGGGGGGCCGCCGCCTCGAAGACCGCGCGCTGGCGGAGAAAGCTTCCCTTACCGGCATCGTCAGATCTCGCGCAGGCGGGCGGCCGGCCAGAAAGCGGCGATCGCCAGCAGCATATGAAACAAGGCGAAGGCGAGAGTGCGCCAGCCGACGCGCACGAGGGGCTCGCGGAGAGTCTCGCGGCGGCTGAGGGTGCGCCATTCGGCCAGAGCATACAGGGAGGAGACCAGCGGGGGCAGGAGCCAGCGCCAGTCGAAGGCGGCCAGAGCAAGGCCGCCGGCCAATTGCAGGCCGACGGCGGTGAAGAACGGCCGCGAGTCCAGGGACGCGCCGGATCCGGCGCGGGCGGCGATGCGGTGCTCGAGCCGTTCGTGAACGAGCTGGATGGCAGCGGCGCCGTGCAGTACGAAGATGGTCCAGAGGGCCCAGCTCCAGGCAGGGGCTTTTCCCTGCCCCAACTGCGCAGCCAGAGGTGCAGAAAGCGCGAGGACAGCGGCGCTGAGGGTCTGGAAGGTGCGCGAGCGTTGCCAGTTTCTGAGTCCGATCCAGATCGCCAGAAGCGTGAAGGCCGCGCCGCCAGCCGGCAGCCCGATGCGCCATGCGTGCGGGAGGCGCGGCCAGAGGAGCGCGAAAGACACGGCGAGCAGCGCGGTTTCGGCTGCGGCCCAGACGAGCGCGGCGCGGGTGCCGGCCGGGCCCAGGCCCCCCTGGCGCCACCCGCGGGCCAGATGCAGCAGCGGCGCGCGGACGGCGAAGCCGGCCAGCAGAAGCAGGATCGCCGGCGTCAGGAGCGGCCACTCCAGGCGGGCCAGAACCGCGCCTGCCAGAAACGGCTGGAACAGCAGGCCCCAGGCGCCGTGCTCCCGGGGCAGCATGGAGCGCTTCGGCGCGGACGCGGCCCCGCTCACGGCCCGGCCTCCTGATACGGGCGGGCGGCCGGGCGGGCCGTATTTCCTGTTTGAATCAATCCGAGAAGCATTTTCGCCGCAATCAGGGCGAAGTAGTTCCGGCCTTGGGCCTTGAATGGTCCGCCAGAGCGGCGCGCCGGCGGTTGACAGCCGGTCTTCCGCGGCGCCGGGCGCGCCAGAGAGACGGCGCGGGCACAGAAGGCCGGACAATGCGGCATGAGACACCCGGTTTTTCCGTGCTCCGTCGGCGAAATGAGCAAAACATTGCTGCACTTGCAGCTCTTTCTTCTCAAAGATTGCGGCGTCACGGAAGTCTGTTTCCGCAGGAATGGCCGGACAAGCCGGGCCTGGCAGGCTGCGCGGATTGAGGCCCGCGCCACGCCACGGCAGCCCGCCGCAGGAGGAGCGGCGGCGCTGGAGCTGAGCGGGGACCTGCCGATCCGGCGTCTTGCGGCCGAAGGCCGGACACTGTGCGCCATGGCGGACTCCTGTTTTCATCGTGAGCGAGGCCGGGGCCGGCCGTTGGTGACTCGGGTCACAGTCCGCGGGAACGCAGCGCGGTTACTGTGGACGGGAAAGGAGCACGCCATGACCTGGAGCGTTTGGACACCTCTGGCGGATCTGGCCGCGAGTTCCACGGCGGCGGTGAGAATCCTGGAGCAGCACGGGCTGGATTATTGCTGCGGCGGAGCGCGTCCGCTGGCTGAAGCTGCTCGCGAAAAAGGGCTGGCCCCGGAGGCCGTGATCGAGGAGATCGAGAAAGCCCGGACCGAGGCCGCCGGAGAGCGCGACTGGAGGATGGCGCCGTTGACGGATCTGATCGGCCACATCCTGCGGACACACCATGAATACCTGAAGCTGAACCTGCCCGCGCTGGCGCAGCGGCTGAGAAAGGTTCAGGAAGTCCACGGCGGGAAAGACCCGGCCCTGCTGCAGAGCCTCGGGGAAGTGTACGGGGCTCTGCGGACCGAGCTCGAAGACCACATGCACAAGGAAGAGGTGATTCTTTTCCCCTTCATCGAGCGTTACCAGAGTGCGGCCGGACAGGGGCTGCCCCTGCCGCCGGTCCCGTTCGGGACGATTGCGAACCCGATCCGAGTGATGGAGCGGGAGCATGAGAGCGCCGGCGGAGCGCTGGCCCGGCTCCGGGAGCTGACGGGCGGCTACACCGTGCCGGAGTGGGCCTGCGACACGGTGCGCGCCCTGTGGCGCGGGCTGGAGGAGCTGGAGCAGGACCTGCACATGCACATCCATCTGGAGAACAACATTCTGTTTCCGCGCGCGATGGCGCTGGAGGCGGGCGCGTGAGTCCGGCTGCGCAGGCGGCCGCGGGAGCGCGCTCGATTTTGCAGGGGAATACGGATATTTCTTGACGTAAACGGGATTATCTGATACGCATATCCGTGTCAGAGGGTGCGCCGGCGACGGCCGCGGGTCTGTCAGAGGGGCTGAGAGGCTTCGTGAGCGCCGCATCCGGCGCCAGCGGGGATCGAATTTCCCCATAATTCAATTCGTCCGGTCGTATTATTTGATTCTGTTTCAGCTTTAATCGGGAGCCATTTCCGGCAGGAGGCGAGGGAAGCATGAACACGAATGGCTCGGAAACGCGGCCCGGGCTCCGGAGAGACTGGACCTCGCCGCGCACGGTATTCGTGCAGGGATCGTTGGCGGCTCTGGCCGCGACGGGCCTGGCGATCCGGTTTTTGCCGTTCCATCCGGCCAACCAGTGGAACGTCCTGCTTCACACGGCGGCGGGTGTGCTGCTGTTGTGGCCGGTGGCGGGCTACACGGTGCGGCACTGGCGGCAGTATCGCCGCCAGGCGGTGTCCGATGTGGTGCTGCTGGGATACGCGATGGCGGCGTTTCTGGCCGTCTGCCTGGCCAGTGGCGCGGTGGTGACGGCGCAGGCGCTGCTCGGCATCCGGACGAGCGCCGCGTGGCGCGACATCCACCTGGTCTCGACGTTCGGGCTGATGGGGGCTGGGGCGGCCCATGTGGCGCTGGCGTTCCTGCGGAGCCGTACAGTGGGGCTGGCGGGGGAGGCCATGCGGGGCAGCGTCTGGGCTGGCGGGATCTGCGTGGTGCTGATCACCCTCCCGGTGCTGGCGAGCGGCCTGTACGCGGGCCGGAAGCTGAACAACCGGCTGCCGGCCGATTACCGGTATGTGTATGGCGAAGAACGTCCGTTTGCGCCAAGCCTGGCGCGCACGGCGACGGGGCGCGCGATCGATCCGCAGTCGCTGGCCGGTTCAGAGACGTGCGGCACAGCCGGCTGCCACGAGCAGATCGTGGCCGAGTGGCGGCCGAGCGCGCACCGCTATGCGGCGATGGACACGGTGTTCCAGGCGATTCAGAACGTGATGGCGCAGCAGAACGGGCCGGAGTCGACGCGTTATTGCGGCGGGTGTCACGATCCGATCTCGCTGTTTTCAGGAACGAAGAACATTTTCGTGGAGAACCTGACCGGGCTGGCGGGATATCAGGAGGGCGTGTCGTGCCTGGCGTGTCACGCCATCCGCGAGACCGACATCCGCGGCAACGCCAACTACACGATGGCGCAGCCGCGCGAGTATCTGTGGCAGTGGGAGACGGCCGGGGCGGGGCGCGTGGCGCGCGACTTTCTGATCCGCGCCTATCCGGGCGAGCATGCGAAGCTCAGCAAGCGGATGTTCAAGACGCCGGAGTACTGTGCGGCGTGCCACAAGCAGTTCATCGACCAGGAAGTGAACCGCGTCGGTTGGGTGCAGTTGCAGAACCAGTACGACAACTGGGCGGCGAGCCACTGGAACGTCAAGGGCGACGCGCGGCGCACAGTGGAATGCCGCGAGTGCCACATGCCTCTGGTGGACTCGCGGGACCCGGCAGCGGGCGACAGCTCCGATTACAACCGCAGCCCGCGCGACGGCAAGCACCGCAGCCACCGGTTTCTGGCGGCCAACAACTTCATGCCGGAGGTGCTTCAGTTGCCGGGCTGGCAGGAGCAGAAAGAACTGACCGAGAAATGGCTGCGGGGGGAGATCCGCATTCCGGAGATCGAGGACAAGTGGGCCAGCGGCCGGATCGTGCAGATCGCGGTGGATGCGCCTGAGCGCGTGCGCGCGGGCGAGGCCGTGAAGGTGCGTGTGTCTCTGACCTCGAACAAAGTGGGGCACGACTTTCCGACCGGGCCGCTGGACATGATCCAGTCGTGGGTCCACATCACGGCGCGCGACGCGGCGGGGCGGATCGTGTATGAGTCGGGCCGCGTGGGCGAAGACCACTTCATCCAGCCGGGAACGTTTCTGTTCAAGGCCGAGCCCGTGGACCAGCACGGCAACCTGATCGACCGGCACAATCTTTGGGAGATGGTGGGGGTGCGGTACCGGCGGAGCCTGTTCCCCGGATATTCGGACTTTGTGGATTACTCCTGGGTTTGTCCTTCGGGCAGCGCCGGGCCGCAGCAGCGGCGCGGCGCAGAGCGGATCGAGCATGAGTTCCGCGCCGGGGTGGAGGCGCGCGGGGCGCTGACGGTGACGGCGCGCCTGATGTACCGCAAGATCGACCAATTCCTGCTGAACTACGTCGAAGGCGGACGGTCGAAGCGGACGGCGCCGGTGGTGGAGATTGCGCGCGCCGAACGGCGGATCG
This DNA window, taken from Bryobacteraceae bacterium, encodes the following:
- a CDS encoding branched chain amino acid aminotransferase produces the protein MTPTEKIWHNGRFIAWDEAKIHVLSHVVSYGSSVFEGVRCYDTQRGPAIFRLREHTRRLLDSARIYRMPVPFTLEQLMEAQVELVRVNRLRSCYLRPIVLRGYGTMGVMPGSNPVEVFLACWEWGKYLGEEAMTQGVDVCVSSWNRMAPNTLPALAKAGGNYLNSQLIRMQADLDGYAEGIALDRDGYVSEGSGENIFVIRDGRIHTPPLAASVLPGITRDTILTLAREAGIPVVEMNIPREMLYIADEIFFTGTAAEVTPVRSVDRIPVGSGKRGPVTEQLQRAFFDIVEGRVEDRYGWLTPVGA
- a CDS encoding iron-sulfur cluster repair di-iron protein; the protein is MTWSVWTPLADLAASSTAAVRILEQHGLDYCCGGARPLAEAAREKGLAPEAVIEEIEKARTEAAGERDWRMAPLTDLIGHILRTHHEYLKLNLPALAQRLRKVQEVHGGKDPALLQSLGEVYGALRTELEDHMHKEEVILFPFIERYQSAAGQGLPLPPVPFGTIANPIRVMEREHESAGGALARLRELTGGYTVPEWACDTVRALWRGLEELEQDLHMHIHLENNILFPRAMALEAGA